The Zhihengliuella sp. ISTPL4 genomic interval CGGACGCGGACGACCCGGACCGCACGGGCCCGGAGAAGGAGGGAAGCCTCTGATGTTCACCGGAATCATCGAGGAGATCGGCGAGATCACCGCCATCACCGAGTCGGGCGACGGCTGGCGACTCACGGTGCGCGCCCCGAAGGCGGCCGCGGACGCCGTGCACGGGGAATCGATCGCCGTCTCCGGCGTGTGCCTCACCGTCGTCGGCTCCACCGCCGAGACCTTCGACGCCGATGTCATGAAGCAGACGCTCGATGTCGCGGCCCTGGGCACGGCCACCGTCGGCACCAGGGTGAACATCGAGAAGGCGATGCCCGTGGGTGCGCGGCTCGGCGGGCACATCGTGCAGGGGCACGTCGACGGCACCGGCGTCGTGCTCGAGGTGCGCCCGGGCGCGCAGTGGAGCGTCCTGCGGATCAGTCTTCCGGACGACCTCGCGCCGCTCGTCGTCGACAAGGGGTCGATCTCGGTCGACGGGACCTCGCTGACGGTGAGTGCGGTGAGCCCTTCGACCCCTTCGACAGGCTCAGCGACCCAGGACGGCTCAGGAACCAGGGGCGGGCACTGGTTCGAGGTGTCGCTCATCCCGGAGACCCTGGCGGCGACCACCCTCGGTACCCGCGCGGTCGGCGACCGCGTGAACCTCGAGACCGACATCCTCGCGCGGCACGTCGAGCGCCTGCTCGCGTTCCGCGCCGCACCGGAAGGGGGCTCGCGATGAGCCTGGCAACCATCCCCGAGGCCCTGGAGGCGCTGCGCGCCGGCCGGCCCGTGCTCGTGGCCGACGACGAGAACCGCGAGAACGAGGGCGACGTCGTCCTCTCCGCCGAGCTCGCCACCCCCGAATGGGTGGCGTGGACGGTGCGCTGGTCGTCCGGCTTCATCTGCGCGCCGATGCCCACCGACCTCGCGGACAGCCTCAACCTCCCGCCGATGGTCGCGGCCAGTGAAGACGCCCGCTCCACCGCCTATACCGTGAGCGTCGACGCCGCGGAAGGGGTGACGACGGGGATCAGCGCGAGCGACCGCGCGCACACCCTCAACGTTCTGGCCGATCCGTCCTCGACGGCGACGAGCATCATCCGCCCCGGCCACGTGCTGCCGCTCCGGGCCGTCGACGGCGGTGTTCGCGAGCGCAGCGGTCACACCGAGGCCGCGGTCGAGCTCATGAAGCTCGCCGGCCTCCGGCCCGTCGGCGCGATCGCGGAAGTCGTCGCCGAGGACGGCAGCATGATGCGGCTTCCCGGGCTCCTCGATCTGGGCGCCCGCGACGGCGTGCCGGTCATCACGATCGAGCAGCTCATCGCGCACCTCAACGAGATCGACCCGGACGGAGCGACACCGGCCGCCCTGCGCGGGCGCCGCGTGAGCCTCCGTGCCGACGCCACCGTGCCCACCGACCACGGCACGTTCCGCTTCCTCGCCTACAAGGATCGCGTCACCGGTACCGACCACATCGCGGTCGTGTCGGGCGAGCCCACCGAGACGGCCCTCGTGCGCGTGCACTCCGAGTGCCTGACCGGCGAGGCGTTCGGCTCCCAGAAATGTGAGTGCGGGCCGCAGCTCGACGCCGCGCTGGACGCGATCGACCGCGAGGGCGGCATCGTCATCTACATGCGCGGGCACGAGGGGCGCGGCATCGGACTCATCAACAAGCTGCGGGCTTACAGCCTGCAGGAGGACGGCCTGGACACCGTCGACGCGAACCTGGCACTGGGGCTCCCGGCGGACGCCCGCGACTACGCCGCGGCGGCCGGGATCCTCACCGACCTGGGCGTCTCGAAGGTCCGGCTGCTCACCAACAACACCGACAAGGTGAACAAGCTGCGCGAGCTCGGCCTCGACGTCGTCGAGCAGGTGCCGCTGATCGTGGGCGTGGGCCCGAACAACCACCAGTACCTGGAGACCAAGCGCGACCGCATGGGCCACATCATCGGTGAAGCAGAGCTCGCCGAGGCCCTCGCGGCGGGAAAGGACGAGGAATGAGCGGCGCCGGAGCACCCAAGACGGGGAACATCGACGGGCGGGGGCTGGAGGTCGTCGTGATCGCCGGCACCTGGCACGAGGTGATCTCGAACGGCCTGATCGCCGGCGCCCAGCGGGTGCTCGACGAGGCCGGAGCGACGCATCGCCTCGTGCGGGTGCCCGGTTCGTTCGAGCTCGCCGTGGCCGCGCAGGCCGCCTTCGCGGGCGGTGCGGACGCGGTGGTCGCCCTCGGGGTCATCATCCGCGGCGGCACGCCGCACTTCGAGTACGTCTCGGCCGCGGCGACCGACGGCCTCACCCGGGTCTCCCTCGATGCCGGCAAGCCGGTCGGGTTCGGGCTGCTCACGCTCGACGACGAGAAGCAGGGGCTGGACCGCGCAGGCCTGGAAGGCTCGAAGGAGGACAAGGGGGCGGAGGCCGCGGATGCCGCTCTGCGCACCGCCCTCGTGATCCGCGAACTGCGCGACTGACTCCCTCCGCCTCGCGCCGGATCGCCGGCGCGAGGTCAGGCGTGCCTTGGTGGCGGGGAACGCCGCGCTCTCGTACGGTGAGGGCATGGAGACCCTGCGCCTGATCGTCGTGTTCATCCACCTCATCGGCTTCGCCGTGTTGTTCGGCGCCTGGGCGGCGCAGGCCTTCGGAGGCAAGCGGCAGATCACTCGTCTCATGGACTATGGTCTGTTGATCGCCGGTGTCGCCGGCCTCGCCCTCGCCGCCCCGTGGGGCATCGAGTACGACCTCAACTACGTCAAGATCGGCGCCAAGCTCGTCGTGCTCGTCGTCATCGGCGCCCTCCTCGGGATCGGCTCGGCGCGGCAGAAGCGTGGCGAGGGCGTCCCCTCCGCCGTGTTCTGGCTCATCGGCATCCTCACACTCGCGAACGCGGGCATGGCGGTCATCTGGCGCTGAGGCACCCGCGCGGAGAGGCTCAGCTCCCGCGGAGGCGTTGCCAGAGCAGGGCACTGAGATTGCCGGTACCGGCAGCGTGGATGCGTTGTCCGTTGCGCCCGCCGCGGGCGAACGTCGCCGTCACGCCGGGTGGGACGGCGGAGGCGTCGACCGGACGCCCCCGCCATCGGCAGTCGCGGACATGCACGAGGTCTGCCTCCGCCGCCGCCGGATCATCGTCATAGCGCCACGGCCCCACCAGGCACCCGAGCCAGAACAGCCCGTCCTCGTCCCGCGTCCAGACGAACGCCCCTTCGGGCACCGCCGCGAACCGTTCCAATCGACCGGCGGCCCGCTCCCCATAGCGGGCGTCGACGGCAGCGAGCGCGGCCGCGAGAGAGCGGGGCGCACGGTCGAGCCGTCCGCCCATCCCGCAGACACCGACCGTCAGGGCCCGCTCGACGGCGAGGCCCCGCGGCACCGCATCGTCATGGGAGCGCATGGGCACCCGGTAGACGATGGGCTCAGCGCCGTCGTCCGTCATGCGACGGGCACCAGCGTCGCCTCCACGTTCCGACCGTCGATGTCGACGCGCATCATCGTGTGCACCGGCTGACGGCGGCGGTCGGTGGGAGATCCGGGGTTGAGCAGTCGCAGACCGTTCGGCGTGACGGTGTCCCAGGGGATGTGCGAGTGACCGAACACCAGCACGTCGGCGTCGGGGAACGCGAGGTCCATCCGTCTCTCGCGCCCGGTCGCGGTACCGGTCTCGTGGATGACGGCGACGGCCGTGTCCTCCACGGTGAACCGCGCGATCTCCGGCAGGACCTGTCGGATCTCCGGGCCGTCGTTGTTGCCGTGCACCCCGTGGAGGACGCGCGCGCGGGCCTGCAGCAGCTCGACGGTGGCGAGATCCACCCAGTCCCCCGCGTGCACGACGATGTCGGCGTCGTCGATCGCCCGGAGCACGGCATCCGGCAGCCTCTTCGCCCGCTTCGGGACGTGTGTGTCGGCGAGGAGCAGCATCCGCGTCGTCATGATTCCCCTCCGGCCGGTCTCTTCCGACTTTACGCGGCGATACGGACACGCTCCGCCCGGCATGTCATCAACGTCCAGGGAACTCCCAGGAAGGCGTAGACTCGCCCGAGTCCGTCGGTATACCGGCGGAGGATCGGAGACCCCTTGAGCACCGCCACCACCCCCGCGAACCCCCGCTCGCGCGTCATCACCGCGAGCCTCGTCGGCACCACCATCGAGTTCTACGACTTCTACGTCTATGCGACGGCGGCCGTGCTCGTCTTCCCGACGCTCTTCTTCCCCAGCACCAACGACACCGCGTCGCTGCTGTCGTCGTTCGCCGTCTTCGGCGCGGCGATGGTCGCCCGCCCGATCGGCGCCGTCGTCTTCGGACACTTCGGCGACAAGTTCGGACGCAAGGCGACCCTCGTCGCCTCGCTCCTGACGATGGGCATCGCGACGTTCGTGATCGGTCTCCTGCCGACCTTCCAGCAGATCGGCTGGGTCGCCCCGCTGCTCCTGCTGATCCTCCGTCTCGCCCAGGGCTTCGCGCTGGGCGGCGAGTGGTCGGGCGCGGCGCTGGTGGCCACCGAGAACGCCCCGAAGGGCAAGCGCGCCTGGTACGGCTCGTTCCCGCAGCTCGGCGCGCCGCTCGGGTTCATCATCGCCAACGGCATCTTCCTCGCCATCAACTTCGCGCTCCCCCACCCGGAGGACCCGGCGCTGAAGTCGGAGGCCTTCCTCTCCTGGGGCTGGCGCGTGCCGTTCCTCTTCTCCGCCGTCATGGTCATCATCGGCCTGTGGGTGCGGCTCCGGCTCGTCGAGTCGGACACGTTCAAGAAGGCGGAGAAGACCGGGGCCATCCGCAAGCTCCCGCTCGCGACCGTGTTCCGGCACCACTGGAAGCAGCTCATCCTCGGCACGTTCATCATGCTGGCGACCTACGTGCTGTTCTACCTGATGACGAACTTCACGCTCACCTACGGCACGAAGGCCGCTGACCTGGAGACCGCGTCGGCCGCCGCCCGCGCTGCCGCGGAGGCGACCGGAAAGGACTTCGACCCGAGCGCGTTCGCGGCGCAGTTCTACCCGGGCCTCGGCTTCGGCTACACGGACTTCGTGCTCATGCAGATCATCGGCGTCGTGTTCTTCGGCATCTTCACGCTGCTGTCCGGGCCGATCGCCGACGCCATCGGGCGCCGCAAGCTGCTGCTGTGGGTCACCGGACTCATCGTCGTCTTCGGCCTGTCGTTCAACATCTTCCTGCTCCCGCAGGCGGACCCGAAGTTCACCGGCGCTCTCACCCAGGCCTTCCTCGTGTTCGGCTTCATGCTCATGGGCACGACGTTCGGCCCGATGGGCGCCCTCCTGCCGGAGCTCTTCCCGACGAACGTGCGCTACTCCGGCTCGGCGATCGCGTACAACGTGTCGTCGATCCTCGGTGCGGCCGTGGCGCCGTTCATCGCGGTGGCCCTGTGGGCGGCCGTCGGCGGCGAACCCTGGCTCGTGGGACTGTACCTCTCGTCGATGGCGGTGCTGACCTTCATCGCGCTCATCTTCACCCCGGAGACGAAGGACCACGACTACGAGGACGACCTCGGTCTCGCCTCCGCCGTCGAACTCTAGAGTCCGACAGAACGACGAACGGCTGCACTCCCTCGGGGTGCAGCCGTTCTCGTCTTCATCGCCAGACGCTCACAGCACCACGACGTCGCAGTACCGGCCCGCCGTCTTCGCCAGTCGGTGATCGGCCGTGAGCAGAGGGACGTCGAGCGCCTCCGCGAGCGCGACGTAACCGGCGTCGGACGCGGAGACGTCATCGCGCAGCGACCAGATCCGCGGGATGAGCCGGCGCAGCGGATGGCGGATGATCTGCAACGCCCGAACGCCTCGAGGGCCTCGCGAGCAGCGTGTGCCGGCATCGAGGACCGCATCGTGAGTCGGCGCAGCACGGACACGACCTCGATGTCGAGACCCGCGTGTGCATGGAGCTCCTCACCGTGCGTCCAGACCTCCTCGCCGAGCAGGGCCTCGATCGCCGCCGAGGCATCGATCACGACCGCCTCGGACATCCCGCTCACCCGCGCTCCTCCCGTTCGCGATCACGGGCGGCGAGGATGCTCTCGCGCAGCATGCGACTCATGCGGTCAGGATCGCATGCGCCACGCATGCGGACAAGGAATCCCTGTGGACAACCCGCGCGTCAACACTTCTTGACAGCAACCCGTGCGTCAACGAGTATTGACGCGAAGGAGGTCCCCATGTCGCTACCGACCACCATCGCCGCGGCCGAGGGCGGCGAACCCCTCGCCGAGCTCCACCGCCTGGCGGCGTTGCGCAAGGAGCTCGCGCGCGCCGAAGAGGCCCAGGTCCGTCGCGCCCGCACGAGCGGCTACTCGTGGCAGGCGATCGCGAGCGCCCTCGGCGTCACCAAGCAGGCGGCACATCGACGCTTCGGTCGCACCTGAGCCCATACAGCCGCCCCATAGGAAATGACCGCGCCCCGAGTACGGTCGAAGTATCATCTCCAGATCGAGGTCCCCCATGTCCCGCACGGCGACAGCACGCCGACGCGGACGGGGCGCACCGGCCGACGGGCCGCGCGCCACCTTCCGCCAGCTCCTCCCCTTCCTCTTCGAGCACAAGCGCACCCTCGTCGTCGTCGCCGTCCTCAGCGTGTTCGGCGCCGCGACCTCGCTCGTGCAGCCCCTCCTCGTCGGCCAGGTCATCGAAGCCGTGCAATCCGACGGCACGATCGGTGTGCTCGTGTGGCTGCTCGTCGGCTTCGTGATCGTGTCGTCGATCATCTCCGGCTTCCAGCACTATCTGCTGCAGCGCACCGGCACCGCGGTCGTCTACTCCAGCCGCCGCAAGCTCATCGCCCGCATCCTGCATCTGCCGACGTCCGAGTTCGACGCACGGCGCACCGGCGACCTCGTCTCGCGCGTCGGGACCGACACGACGCTCCTCTATGCCGTCCTCACGCAGGGGCTCGCCGACGCCGTCGGCAACGTCGTGCTCTTCGCGGGTGCTCTGATCGCGATGCTGCTCATCGACCCCGTGCTGCTGCTGCTCATCGTCGTGGTGATCGGCGTCTCGGTCGTGGTCGTCGTCGCCCTCAGCGGCCGGATCCGAACGGCGTCCACCGCCCAGCAGGAGAAGGTCGGCGAGCTGGCCTCGGGCGTCGAGCGGGCCGTCGGCTCCATCCGCACCATCCGGGCCTCCGGCGCGACCGAGCGGGAGACCGCGGCGGTGACGGAGCGGGCCTCCGAGGCGTACGGCATCGGCGTGCGGATCGCGAAGATCTCCTCGCTCGTGGTGCCGGTCGCCGGCATCGCCCTCCAGCTCTCCCTGCTCGTCGTGCTCGGCGTGGGCGGCTTCCGCGTCGCCGCCGGAGCCATCTCGATCGCGGCCCTCATCTCATTCGTAATGTTCCTCTTCCTGCTGGTGATGCCGCTCGCCTCGACGTTCGGGGCCATCACCTCGGTCAACCAGGCCCTCGGCGCGCTCGGCCGCATCCAGGAGGTCCTCGACCTGCCCACCGAGACCCAGGACGACGCGGCCACCGCCGCGGCCCTCCCCCGCGACGAGGAGCCCGGTGCGGACGCCCCGGTCCTGGAGTTCCGCGACGTGCGGTTCCGCTACCCGGAGAACGTCGTCGCGGCCCGTCGCGCCGCCGCGAGGGAGGCCCACACCCTGCTCGCGGACGCGCACCTGGAGCAGGCCGAGGCCGCCCCCGACCCCCAGGACCACGAGGTGCTGCGGGGGGTGTCCTTCGCGGTCCCCCGGGGAGCACGCGTGGCGCTGGTCGGTCCGAGCGGGGCGGGGAAGAGCACCATCCTCTCCCTCATCGAGCGCTTCTACGACCCCACGGGCGGCTCCATCCGGTTGAAGGGGCACGACACCCGCACCTACGCGCGGGACGAGCTCCGCGCCCACTTCGGCTACGTCGAGCAGGACGCCCCGACTCTTGCCGGCACCCTCGCCGAGAACCTGCGTCTCGCCTCTCCCGACGCCTCCGACGCGGACTGCGAGCGCGTGCTCCGCGCCGTGAACCTCGGCGACGTGCTGGAGCGGAACCCCGTCGGGGTCGACGCTCCGGTCGGCGAGGACGGCGTGATGCTCTCCGGCGGCGAACGGCAGCGGCTCGCGATCGCCCGGGCACTCCTCACGGACGCCCCGATCCTGCTGCTGGACGAGTCGACCTCGTCGCTCGACGGCGTGAACGAACAGCGCATGCGCGAGGCCATCGACGCGGTCGCCACCGACCGCACGCTCGTCGTGATCGCGCACCGTCTGTCCACCGTCGTCGACAGCGACCTCATCGTGGTGCTGCAGGACGGCGTGGTCGTCGGACAGGGCACGCACGCCGAGCTCGTGGAGTCGACCCCGCTCTATCGCGACCTCGCCCGCCACCAGCTCCTCGCCTAACTCCCCCCACCCCCTGTCCACCGTCGAGACCCCGCGTTTCCGTCGAGACCCCGCCTTCCGCACGTACGCGGGGCGGGGTCTCGGCGCGAAACCGGGGTCTTGGCGGGGTGGGTGCCACGAAGGCGGGGCGTCGGAGACCACTCAGCCATGGGTTCGTCTCTGATGCCCCGCCTTCGCGGGTATGACTCGGCCGGAGGCCGAGGGTGCCGGCTCCCCCGAACCGGCACCGGTCTGGGGGCTACGCCTTCGCGAGGCGGTAGCGCAGCGACGCGAGCTCGGTGCGCAGAGCCGCGGGGACGCGGTCGCCGAACGTGTCGTAGAACTCCTCGGTGAGGTCAGCCTCGGCCTTCCACGCCTCGGGGTCGACCGAGAAGAGCTCGTCGAGGTCTTCCGCGGGGATGTCGAGCCCGTCGAGGTTCAGGTCCTCCACGCGCGGCAGACGTCCGATGGGGCTGTCCACGGCCGGCACGTCACCGGCCACGCGGCGGATGATCCAGTCGACGACGCGGGAGTTGTCGCCGAACCCGGGCCAGAGGAACCGGCCGTCGTCACCGCGGCGGAACCAGTTCACCTGGAAGATGCGCGGTGCCCGATCGAAGCGCAGGCCGCGACCGACCTTCAGCCAGTGACCGAAGTAGTCGGCCATGTTGTAGCCGCAGAACGGCAACATCGCGAAGGGGTCGCGGCGCAGCTCGCCGACCGTGCCCTCAGCCGCCGCCGTGCGCTCGGAGGAGATGTTCGAACCGAGGAACACGCCGTGCGTCCAGTCGGTGGCCTCGACCACGAGGGGCACGTTGCTCGCGCGGCGGCCGCCGAAGAGGATGACGTCGAGCGGCACGGCCTCCTCCCAGTCCTCGGAGATCTGCGGGCACTGGGCCGCCGACACCGTGAAACGGGAGTTGGGGTGCGCCGCGGGACGACCGGAGTCGGGCGTCCAGTCGTTGCCCTCCCAGTCGATGAGGTTCGCGGGCGCCTCGTCGGTCAGGCCCTCCCACCACACGTCGCCGTCGGGGCGGAGCGCGACGTTGGTGAAGATCGTGTTGCCCCACAGCGTCTCGACGGCGGTGACGTTGGTCGATTCTCCGGTGCCGGGCGCGACGCCGAAGAAGCCGGCCTCGGGGTTGATCGCCCAGAGTCGTCCGTCCTCGCCGGGGCGGATCCAGGCGATGTCGTCGCCGAGGGTCTCGACCTTCCAGCCGGGGATCGTCGGTCGGAGCATCGCGAGGTTCGTCTTGCCGCAGGCCGACGGGAACGCGGCGGCGACGTGGTACGCCTTGCCCTGCGGGTCGATCACCCGGATGAGGAGCATGTGCTCGGCGAGCCAGCCCTCGTCCCGGGCGATCACCGACGCGATGCGCAGCGCGAAGCACTTCTTCGCCAGGATCGCGTTGCCGCCGTAGCCCGAGCCGTACGAGTAGACCTCGAGCGTCTCCGGGAAGTGCACGATGTACTTGTCGTCGTTGCAGGGCCACTCGACGTCCGGCTCGCCCGCCTCCAGCGGAGCGCCGACGGAGTGCACGGTCTTGACCCAGGGCGCGCCCTCGGCGATCTGGCGGGTGACCTCGTCACCCACGCGGGTCATGATGCCGATCGACGCGACGGCGTAGGCGCTGTCGGTGATCTGCACGCCGATGTGCGACAGGGGGCCGCCGACGCGACCCATCGAGAAGGGCACGACGTACATCGTGCGGCCGCGCATCGAGCCCGCGAAGATCTCGTCCATCTTCGCGTGCATCTCTTGCGGGTCGGCCCAGTTGTTGGTGGGCCCGGCGTCCTCCTCCCGCTCCGAGGCGATGAAGGTGCGGGCCTCCGTGCGGGCGACGTCGCTGGGGTGCGAACGCGCCAGGTAGGAGCCGGGGCGCCACTCGGGGTTCAGCTTGATGAGCTTGCCCTCGTCGACGAGTCCGCGCAGCAGCCAGTCGTTCTCGGCGCGCGAGCCGTCCACCCAGTGCACGGCGTCCGGCTGCGTGAGCGCACGGATCTCATCGACCCAGGCGACGAGCTCCGCCATCGCGGGGGTGTCGTAGGAGGGGGCGGTGCCGAACGTGCGCGTCGGGGCGACAGGGGACGTGCGAGGGGTGAGGACTTCGGCCATGGCCATGACTGCTCCTTCGAAGTGTGGGGCGTTGCTTCCATCTTCTTCGCCCTTGACGCGGACTTTCGGCCAAATCGAGCGATAAGAATCGCGGTTCTTTCGCTAGACTCAAACTATGGCGTCCTCCGGCATCCACCTCACGACCCTCGGCCACCGCATCCGGCACCGCCGCCTGGAGAAGGGCTACACGCTCGATGAGCTGGGGGCCCTCGTCGGGGTCGCCGGCTCCCAGCTCAGCCTTATCGAGAACGGCAAGCGCGAGCCCAAGCTGTCCCTCCTCCAGGCGATCGCGCAGGCCACCGGCACGGAGGTGACCGACCTCATCTCCGGCGAGCCGCCGAACCGGCGCGCGGCTTTGGAGATCGAGCTGGAGCGGGCGCAGGAGAGTCCGGTGTTCCGTCAGCTCGGCGTCTCCCCCGTGCGCGTCACGAAGGGCATGAGCGACGAGACCATCGAGTCCATCCTCGGCCTCCACCGCGAGCTGCAGCGCCGCGAGCGCGAGGCCATCGCCACTCCGGAAGAGGCTCGCCGTGCCAACACCGAGCTGCGCCTGCGCATGCGGGCGCAGAACAACTACCTCCCCGACATCGAGAAGCTCGCGGAGAAGCAGCTCAAGTCCGCGGGCCATTCGCAGGGCGCCCTCACCCACCGCACCGTGAGCATCATGGCCGAGAAGCTCGGCTTCGAGCTCATCTACGTCAACGACCTGCCGCACTCGACGCGCTCGGTCACCGACCTGGAGAACGGCCGCATCTACCTGCCTCCGGCGTCCATCCCCGGTGGACACGGCCTGCGGTCGATGGCGCTGCAGGCGATGGCGCACCGTCTGCTCGGGCACACACCCCCGACCGATTACGCCGACTTCCTGCAGCAGCGCCTGGAGATCAACTACTTCGCCGCGTGCTGCCTGATGCCGGAGACCGCCGCGGTGGCCTTCCTGCAGCAGGCGAAGAAGGACCGCAACCTCGCCGTGGAGGACTTCCGCGACGGGTTCGGCGTGACACACGAGGCCGCCGGCATGCGCATGACCAACCTGCTCACGCAGCACCTCGGGATGTCGCTGCACTTCCTGCGCGTCGACTCGACCGGAGCCATCACCCGTGTCTACGAGAACGACGACCTTCCCCTGCCGATGGACGTCACCGGAGCCGTGGAAGGGCAGCGGGTGTGCCGGAAGTTCCAGGCCCGATCCGCCTTCACGGAGCAGAACCGCACCGTCGAGCACCACCAGTACACGGACACGCCCTCCGGCACGTTCTGGTGCTCCACGCAGACAGGGTCGTCGAGCGAGGGCGAGTTCTCCGTCACGGTCGGCGTGCCGTTCGACGACGCCCGGTGGTGGCGGGGGCGGGAGACGAACGACAGAGCCGTGTCGACCTGCCCCGACGAGGCGTGCTGTCGCCGTCCGTCGCCGGAGCTCACGGAGCGCTGGAAGGGCCGGGCATGGCCGAGCGCCCGCGTGCACACCCACATGTTCTCGCCGCTCCCCCGCGGCATGTTCCCCGGTGTGGACGACAACGAGGTCTACAACTTCCTCGGCCGTCACGCGAGTGAGTGACGTCGACCCACCCCCTTGCGTGCGCCCCGGCCCCTTGCGAACGACCGGAGGGGGCCGGGAGGCGCGGAAAGGGGTGGGTCGGCGATCGGTCAGGCGAGGAACGCGGCGAAGCGGGCGAGCGCGGCGGCGACGGCGGTGGGATCCTCGGGTGCAGTGAAGAGGTCCGGAGGGGTGGTGTGCGCGGCGGCGGCATGCGTCCAGCAGCCGATCACGCGGCCGTTCTCCACCACGGTCGCCCGGACCATCCCGTTCTTCCCCGGGCCGACGGCTGCGAGATGCTCCGGGTCGCAGACGATGGTGCGGTCCGCGTAGGAGATGTAGTACTCGTCGAAGGCTCCGAGGGCGAAGACGGACGGCCGGCCCGCCGCGCGCCGAGGTGGGGTGCGCCCGACGAAGACCCCGTCCTCGACCTCGGTCACCCTGCTCGCCGCGCGCTCCGCCGCCTCCCTGGACCGCCCGAGCGTCAGCCCGGACCACCACGCGAAGTCCGCGACCCCGGCGGGGCCGTGCCCCTCGATGTAGCGGACGAACAGCTCGGCCAGCGGGTCCTCCGGGTGGGCGTGGTCGCGGATGTGATCCGCCGCGAGCACGAACCGTTGCTCCCTCGTGATGCCGTCCCGCGGCACGACCGGCCCCTGCACGAGCACGCCGGAGACCGTCATCGCGAACAGCAGGTGGATGCCGCGCTGACCCGAGGGGTCGATGCCGATGCCCTGGAGCACCGCGAAGATCTCGTTACGAGTGAGGCCGCCGTCACGGAGCCGCGGCGTGAGCTCCCGGACGACCGCGTCGATCATGTCGTCGTCGATGCCGAGCTGCCGCTGTCGAGAGGCCGCCTGCTGCTGCTGTCGTGCGGCGGTGACCTCCAGCACCCAGCCGAGATCGCGCGCGGGGATCGTGTGCAACGTCCCCCGCATGGTCCAAGCCCGGACGAGGTCTCCACGGTCGAACGCGGCATCGACGTCGCGGAGGTGCACCTCGCCCTTCGTCCGAAGGGCCAGCGCCCAGCGTCCGGCCGTGAAGTCCTGACTCTGCACCGCCAGCAGCCGCGCCGCTGCCCCCGCGGCGTCTGCCGCCGGCGCCGTCAGCCCCTGGAACCGCAGCCGCTCCTCCCGCCGCCGTGAGGTCTTCA includes:
- a CDS encoding phosphoenolpyruvate carboxykinase (GTP), translated to MAELVAWVDEIRALTQPDAVHWVDGSRAENDWLLRGLVDEGKLIKLNPEWRPGSYLARSHPSDVARTEARTFIASEREEDAGPTNNWADPQEMHAKMDEIFAGSMRGRTMYVVPFSMGRVGGPLSHIGVQITDSAYAVASIGIMTRVGDEVTRQIAEGAPWVKTVHSVGAPLEAGEPDVEWPCNDDKYIVHFPETLEVYSYGSGYGGNAILAKKCFALRIASVIARDEGWLAEHMLLIRVIDPQGKAYHVAAAFPSACGKTNLAMLRPTIPGWKVETLGDDIAWIRPGEDGRLWAINPEAGFFGVAPGTGESTNVTAVETLWGNTIFTNVALRPDGDVWWEGLTDEAPANLIDWEGNDWTPDSGRPAAHPNSRFTVSAAQCPQISEDWEEAVPLDVILFGGRRASNVPLVVEATDWTHGVFLGSNISSERTAAAEGTVGELRRDPFAMLPFCGYNMADYFGHWLKVGRGLRFDRAPRIFQVNWFRRGDDGRFLWPGFGDNSRVVDWIIRRVAGDVPAVDSPIGRLPRVEDLNLDGLDIPAEDLDELFSVDPEAWKAEADLTEEFYDTFGDRVPAALRTELASLRYRLAKA
- a CDS encoding XRE family transcriptional regulator; translation: MASSGIHLTTLGHRIRHRRLEKGYTLDELGALVGVAGSQLSLIENGKREPKLSLLQAIAQATGTEVTDLISGEPPNRRAALEIELERAQESPVFRQLGVSPVRVTKGMSDETIESILGLHRELQRREREAIATPEEARRANTELRLRMRAQNNYLPDIEKLAEKQLKSAGHSQGALTHRTVSIMAEKLGFELIYVNDLPHSTRSVTDLENGRIYLPPASIPGGHGLRSMALQAMAHRLLGHTPPTDYADFLQQRLEINYFAACCLMPETAAVAFLQQAKKDRNLAVEDFRDGFGVTHEAAGMRMTNLLTQHLGMSLHFLRVDSTGAITRVYENDDLPLPMDVTGAVEGQRVCRKFQARSAFTEQNRTVEHHQYTDTPSGTFWCSTQTGSSSEGEFSVTVGVPFDDARWWRGRETNDRAVSTCPDEACCRRPSPELTERWKGRAWPSARVHTHMFSPLPRGMFPGVDDNEVYNFLGRHASE
- a CDS encoding winged helix DNA-binding domain-containing protein, with protein sequence MKTSRRREERLRFQGLTAPAADAAGAAARLLAVQSQDFTAGRWALALRTKGEVHLRDVDAAFDRGDLVRAWTMRGTLHTIPARDLGWVLEVTAARQQQQAASRQRQLGIDDDMIDAVVRELTPRLRDGGLTRNEIFAVLQGIGIDPSGQRGIHLLFAMTVSGVLVQGPVVPRDGITREQRFVLAADHIRDHAHPEDPLAELFVRYIEGHGPAGVADFAWWSGLTLGRSREAAERAASRVTEVEDGVFVGRTPPRRAAGRPSVFALGAFDEYYISYADRTIVCDPEHLAAVGPGKNGMVRATVVENGRVIGCWTHAAAAHTTPPDLFTAPEDPTAVAAALARFAAFLA